DNA sequence from the bacterium genome:
ATCGCTATTTCGGTCTTTCATGACGTTTTCTTTACGCTGGGCATCATCACACTCGCTGGGATCAAGCTGGACGTAACCGTCATCGCGGCATTCCTCACGCTAATCGGCTACTCCGTGAACGACTCTATCGTCGTCTCCAAGCGTATTCAGGAGCTCATGAAGCTCAGACGAGGGGCAACGCTCGAAGAAAACATCAACGAAGGCATCAACAGCACGCTCTCAAGAACTGTTATTACTTCGCTTACAACGCTTTTTACCTCGCTCGCGCTCGTCATCTTCGCATCAAAAACTGCAGTCTTTCCCTTCGCACTTACCATGTCGATAGGCATCTTTGTCGGGACTTACTCATCCATATTCGTGGTCGCGCCGCTCGTTGTCGAGTGGGAGAAGATAGCGCCCTCGCACAAGCGCAGGCGCTAGAATTCAAGATAAATTTTATGGCCGGTTCACAACCTCCGCTGGGACTGCGAATCGGCCTTTCCTTTTTGGGGACAGGCTATATCGGAAAGGGAGGGGGTACGCTTGCAAGCGCTGCAGCTGCAGTAGCCTGTTTTTTTCTCTGGCCGTATCCGCTTATTGCGTCAGTGATCCTTTCAGTCCTCTTGGTATTCGGTACATGGGCAAGCTCATATATTGAAAAGAGAGGGTGGAGGCGCGATGATCCCCGAATAACCATAGATGAGGTCTCTGGCATGCTTGCGGCATCCATACTGCTTCCGCGTCCGGCCACCCTTTGGGCAGCCCTCCTTGTTCTTGGACTCGCATTCCTCCTTTTCAGGCTGCTCGACATTTTCAAACCGCCTCCGGTTTCGTTCGCGGAACGGTTGCCCGCAGGATGGGGAGTAATGGCTGATGACATGGTTGCAGGCCTTATTGCGAACGGTTTGGTCCAACTCACAAGATTTATTCCTGCGGGGTGGCTGGGTGGCGCGTAGCCTCAAATCCGCCGAACTCGTAATAATCGGGGACGAGCTCGTCTCAGGCGCGGTTCCGGACGTAAATGTCGCTTACCTTACGTCAAAGCTTCTTGCAATCGGCCTCTCCGTATCCCGCGTAACCATCACCGGCGACGAACCCTTAACGCTCGAGCAAGTTCTATTCGAAGCGCTTGACCGCTCGGCTTTAGTCATCTCATCGGGCGGACTGGGGCCTACATCCGACGACCGTACACGTACAGTAGCCGCATCCGTTTTCGGCCGTACGCTCTCTTTGGATAAAA
Encoded proteins:
- a CDS encoding protein translocase subunit SecDF, which produces IAISVFHDVFFTLGIITLAGIKLDVTVIAAFLTLIGYSVNDSIVVSKRIQELMKLRRGATLEENINEGINSTLSRTVITSLTTLFTSLALVIFASKTAVFPFALTMSIGIFVGTYSSIFVVAPLVVEWEKIAPSHKRRR
- a CDS encoding phosphatidylglycerophosphatase A translates to MAGSQPPLGLRIGLSFLGTGYIGKGGGTLASAAAAVACFFLWPYPLIASVILSVLLVFGTWASSYIEKRGWRRDDPRITIDEVSGMLAASILLPRPATLWAALLVLGLAFLLFRLLDIFKPPPVSFAERLPAGWGVMADDMVAGLIANGLVQLTRFIPAGWLGGA